aaagtttgaattccggtggccaacctaaattcagcttccgaacatcgaacgttcggcactggggccattgtcaactaagctatggagtacgagactacgctgacgctgctgtacgccacagtaccgctggcgtcggtgatcggtcatggcccggcctgtgggagaaagctgagtcttactgactaggcgtataaacgaaaaacaatttttgctgattccaccagaattggcaaaggtgactagcacagttacgtgcggttgatacatagcggccgcccgtgatatgcatagacgtatgccacgcgcgcggcgtactgtgtggcagacgacaaaatgtagtcatcggaggcggctaatatttgacatgtaaaaactgatgtttatgtggtattggttaaaaatataatacaaccgatttagaataatgaaaacgacaaaaactaacgagaagttttaaaaacttacctgaggtaaaggcataatgctgtatataaagtctttgcagtgggaagtaaattaattgcgtcgttcgaacttattgtagactccctagaatatcgtcaatcagcacaacaacaaaccttcgggggatttcgagtcaaaattagaacgatcgtaaaacttcgggatgtgaaaagtacgctcgggaaatgacatgtttttatcaatatctcgcgatccgcgcgcagtcgccaagtcaaatatcgaccgttggcgttaaaaaatgtgttttaaaaatgttacaaagtgggagtgcctctttaatgagAACGATGATTTCAGCAAAGCGATTGGCTGAAAACCTCCGACACGCTTACACAGCATGCAGCATCCCCTATGAATTGATCTGAGCAGTTTGTCTTTAGCTTTTAAAACGATCAACTATATGAAACCTACACTATGCATCCGTCATATCAAGAGAAAAACATTTCGTGtacaatgtatattttattgacCAATATCACAAATCGAGTAAGGGCGCGCTTTACTCTCTCAATTATACACGCAATGATTTTGTCCTTCATGTGTAAATCTGTAACATCTATTGAAGGTCTTTGACGGTGTTTAAAAACTCCACCGCCGTCCTTGCCACGACTTGCCGTGCGCCATGTGACGATGGTCTTTCAGTGGACCCACGTCGATACAGGTAGACGACGGGGAGATCCGCCATTCTCTTTGATGAGCACACcgctgaaaaatatcaaaacagtccACAATAGGTTACACTGTGTAATTATATCAGTTTGCCTTGAAGACGGACCAATGAGCAGAAAGTTTCTTATCTTATCTCTGGGTTGTATTCAAATGTGCAGTTTATCTCTCACAAATCCAGCCATCGCCGCTTTGTAATTCCTCAACGCCTGAGCACTGTGATATATCTATTTTGTCTGTCTTCTTGGCAATGGGCACATGGACGAAAGCCGGTACGTTTCtttgtttgacattttaaatttcatttttaaactATGTTGTTGTAAATCATGTTTTATTACTCGTGCATTGATTTACCTCTTTTCCTATCATCACCGCATTCAACTCTTCCAAATGTTATGTCCCTACGGACGTTGCGTTTTGCAGCAGCCTCATACTCAGACAACACAGCAGAGCATCCATCGCTACAACGCGGTCCATGGTAGAAAACCATCGCGTGTCGTTGATCGAGGACAGATCGGATTTCTGTTCCTGATAGAGTTGGCACATCAGACGAGAATATGGCGTCCCGTTTGGATACACCTGAAATTATAAGTAAGGCAAAGTAACGAGTGGATAACGATAGAGAACACAAACTGCCCTCGTTCAAACCCCGCCCTCACTTTATCACCCGGGAGAGGAAAGAGTGATATTGAATTCATACTGAAATGGCAGACTTCCACTTCACCGAGTAGCTGTAGACTATGTATACAGACAGAGAAACTGTTAGCCCGTCATTGACAACTCTAACATATTAAACATTTAGCTCACATTCTGTAATGGTTAGGCACGTTCTGAATATTGAGGAATGCTGCAAATTGTCAAATATTGACAACACAGCTGCATAAACAACATTTTCTTTCTCCGTCTTACCGTTagggcgacattttttatttttgtatttctcatctcccgaccgaccgtaaatttcagctccgacatgaaaataaaaacttttttatttgcgccgcctctgaggcgatcatcctagcaacagcaccaccatcttcaaattgtgagattgcagtagtgactcagactgaaaggacagagagtacagaacactgaactgaaagacaagaaattgcagtgacgtgaatggacagaacatttaactgaaacaaatacacgttttttttgtacttaaacattgtagagactgaatggacagaacattgaactgaaacaaatacagtttgttttttttgggtagctgttttttttttattatttcgaCCGCCCGCCCTGCCCGAGTATTCCCTGGAGATGaggaacaaaaaaataaaagggtcaccctTACAAATTTACCTCAACGATAAATCGAAATAGGGCATCTTACAACTATTGCACACAGTGCATGCGAGTTTTGTAACTCTTACAGCTTTCATCATGGCGATAATTCCTTATTTGTCTATGCAATAGACCAAAACGCTGCCCTTCAAAATAATCTAGCCTTATATTGGTAAAAGCAAAGTGACATTGAAATAGCAGAAAATCTGACAGTGTGACTATCTTATATGCAAATACTATTGACGATTATCATCAACATGCTATTTCGTGTCAAATCATATAGCAAATACATTTTTGAGACAAaattagctgtgcaattttcGCGATATCGGTCATTGGTAAATATCATTGGTTAGTAATACTATCAGCGATTTGACGATTAGCTTATGCTTCACTTTTCACCTAATAGGCAACTTCGAGAAAATATAAATTATGGGaaaatattttctgtgtttACTTTTACTGGTTTAGTTTTCTCGAATAGACCCACTAAACTGTCTCTTTAGGCCTTTAACTATCACATCGTAATGCACttttataaatctgaaaattcttCCTTAATTGTGAAGCTTTGAACAAATTGCCAACTATTACAGAAGGATTTGTTTATATGAGCAGCGAAGGAGAGTTTGTAAACATGAATCGTCACGTGATTTGCACGTTGTGCGTTCTTACCTATCAAAGAAGTGGTGTGTGACAGTGAGTGCATATGCATGTGGgacatttagaaaaaaacatacTACCGACGAAGGATTTAATATAATTGCAAGAACATACTTACTTCGATTACTATCTTTCCCCTTTTTGCGATTATTACTGTAAGTCCAAGATTTCTGGAtataaaaaatatgtgaaaaaataGCACTAACATTATGATTAAACATGAACAAGTCGACATCTTTGTGCTTAGTATAGAATGATATAAATTGCAAATAGATAGTACAGACCAACTTAATATTTTTGGCCCGCGTGGATGTAAATCGATGGTATCAAGAGAGACTTTAAAGCATTACAACATTGCAATGTACTGCACATCATTTACGTGCTGGGAGAGTGCCGAAACATTCGCCagccaaaagttacagaaatTCATCGATTTGGTCATGCAAAGGATGGTTTGTTCGTTCAGAACACAGACACTTTAAGGGACATGGGCAATACACTGTAAGTGAGGCTTTCACAGCTACGGAGTTGACATCTCTGAGCAATTTCCTCAAGATGTGGGCAACACACCTCTACGCGGAACACACATGGAAGTCTGGTTCCCGAGTAATGAAAAACCATAGTCACAATACAGCTCAAAGTTTCGGTCCGACACATTTCACATTAATGGTAacccataaatgtgaaatattaacCTGGTTGATATTAAACCCACAGGAGCCACACGTCTGCCAATATTATAGCTCAATTTGCCTCAGAAAATACATGGTATAACAGTAAACACTGAAATGCGATGTTCGTCGTTCCTAAAAAAATATACGTATAAAATGTTATCATGCATAACAATCCATTTTATTGAACCCTgtcaatcaaaaatgaaaactaaAACACCTACCATCCaaggaaaatacaaaacacCGGCCTCACATAACACTGGCAAGACCAGCATGCCGAACAGCAGGACTGTCCTCATTCTTGAAGTCAGAGTTGATCTTCTGTCAGCGTTGATCTTCTGTCAGGTCGGCAACTTTCCAAAGTGAAATCTGAGAGCTAGAACCCTATTACGACCTCTGAAGAGAGCTTTTTAAAACAATCGTGTATCTTTCCTCATTTCCTTCACGGATATTGGTTCACTAATTATCATCCAATTACagtcaaacttttgaaattgattGATCGACTTTTTGGCTGTAATAGCTAGCCTAGTTGTTGATAGTTTCTAAATCAGAATTCAATATCACATTGAAACTAAATTCAATGTATACATAAAGTACGCCCTTTGATAAcataaaatgttactttttgttTGACGAAGTATAAAACGAGCCAACcgacaaagaaataaataaaacaccctggaAATATCGATCATTTCCTTTCTTTTTATTAATGCTATTCACCAGGAACAATTTGCCTAATTTCTCTTAGTTTCGTCCGAAACAATTATATACAATAATGTTTGTATGTCTAATTGATTTTGCGTGCACGGAAATTATACTAATTAGCAAATGAAGATAGGCCGGAGTCACCTTCTGTCATGATGTGTTCATGTACTGAGTATTGTAGAAATgcctgggtcatcttatttGCATAGGTCATAACATTTGCATGGAGATAGACCCGGAACGTCGTCCAGTTGAAGGCTTACCGCCCTGAGTGCACCATGACTTCTGAAGTCCGGAACGTGCacaaattatattttgtaaTACAATTGCAAAAACCCCATTCGCAGGCGAGTATAAACTCTATAGGACACAATGTGCTCCACGGAGCATTCGCCCACCGACTCGTGCTATATATCGCGCATAAtatccaaatttctaaaataccCGTTTGTGACGGAACTTTTGATCTATTTCAACTTGATGACGCTATGCTAAAGTTTGTTAACTgttcgaatatatatatatatatatatatatatatatatatatatatatatatatatatgtatatatacatatatacatatatacattcatacatatatatatacacacatatatacatatatacatatatacatacatacatacatacatatatataatatatatatacatatatacatatataatacatacatacatacatatatatatatatatatatatatatatatatatatatatatatatatatatatatatatatatatataaaccgcAATAAGTTGCTAAAAATCTCGCAAACAGCTGCTAAAATAATTGGTAGACCCACCCCGTCCCTTTCAGTGCTCACGGATAATGCAATACTGCGCAAAGCACGAGCAATCACTGCTGACGTAAAGCATCATTTGTATTCCTCTTTTGAATTATTGCCTTCAGGAAGGAGATTTCTCTGCTTGAAGTGTTACAATTTAAGGTTCAGCAAGAGCTTTGTTCCAACAGCCATCAAGAGACTCAATCTCTGAAGTGTATTTTTCGTGTGTTTGCTGACTTAGTCTGTGTTTTTTTGTGTCTGTCTGgttgttatgttttttgtgtctGTCTGGTTGTTATTTTTATCCTCTGAGCTGTAAGGTGATTATCCTTTTTAGgacaataaagtaaaataataataataataataataataataataataataataatatatataaaccCCAAAATCTGGATAATTAACACTGACAAATGTCATGCTAAGaatgtatcaactttgaaaggTCTTTAAGGGCGTCAGAGTAAGATGTTTcaatcaaaaaatattaactacaaatatttatatatgaaaTGCGGTGGGGttttttcaatcgggttcgaacttaCAACGTACGACActcagtcacctagcggagaagccataGACAAAACCGCTGGACCAAATTCCCATCTCAAAAAAGACTGATCACGTTAGCAAAATTATAATCCGATGATCCCTGGGCAGCTGGAAACTTATTCCAAAGCTGTTTGACAAGTACCTTTAGCTgggaaagttttgaaaaataaggtaaacttttcaaaatgtacatgtgtaaacattctgcaaatttgaacaaatccaaataGGGGCATCCCCAAGaacataaaacaaaagtttgaaagctaTAGGACTAACAGTACAAGAAAAGAAGACGTTTTGAATTGGATATGCAAAGGTCATTATCATGTGAACAAACTTAAGTCTCAGGGTGATCATCACTGTTAGACTAGCAATCTCAGAGAGGAAGTGAATAATTGAAAGACAACGGACGCTGATGGACATTCAACCAATCTgatataagctctgcgtcgatGACATAAAGCTGAAACACGTGACAGAACAGAAATTCTCGGAAGCATTGAGGTTCGAATCAGAGAAAATTTATTACTAACGCAAACAACCTTAAACTTGACAAAACAAGCAAAacattgaaacaacaacaaataaagacaaagaataaaatttatattaaaaatTACGACAAACCATGGCCAACGGTAAAATACAGACACTAAGCAAACGCTTGAAATTCAGAGCTGAGGGACATAAATTCATCCGCATCACGAGATAACAACACGTAGCATGAGAAGCAGAACACTCGAGTGAAAAAAAGTCCGTCCGAGGAAAAGTCCGCACATCAACTTCAAAACTATCTCGAACAATCTAAACACCCAAAGAaggatctcaaaatatcccagCTTTCTTGCAACCAAACGAAAATATGGGTACACAGCAAATTATGAAACAACTTGTCTTCAATTATTAAAACGCCGATCCTCAAATTTCCACAGTGTTGTTGAGTATTGATAATTTAGTTATCATTACGTGAAGAGTGACTTTGAAATACTAATTTTCTGTGGGATCCATTCTCCAGAAATGTCTTATCGAGAAATTTTCACAGTTGGGGAATGTTATTTAGGCAGAATTCACCTCCCGAATAGATATTCTAACTCACAAATCATGACACCGTCATACTTTGCTGGTCTGTCCTTGTTTTGACTCATTGTAAAGCCTACTTGACTCAAGCAAAGAGGTCatttttacattaaaatatcgataaatttaaggtaatttgtttctctagtacacaATTTGCAAAGATAACGAGTGAAGGTTCCTTCAGGGAAATGGGGGAAATATTGAgtaaagtttaaaactttttatttCGAGAGGCGCAATTCCTTAAATGAGGTTAAAGTACGCTTTCCTAATCTTTCACTATGATTCATTGCTGTACAACtactaaaatacaaaattgactcgtgtaaaatcaaaatatagcAACGTTATCTCTTTAAAGAATATTAATTTTGAACAAAGCCTTCTGTATATCTTCTCTGATGAACATAAAATTATGAACAATGCAAATTTTGTCTTTATGAAGAAATACAGAGAAATTCTTTAATATTTACGATGCAACTAACCATTTGAATCGATCATCTGGAAATTCTTTTAACAATTTACTTACTAATAATTGTGATTCAATTTAATGAGATACAATGATGTAACATTTACTTATCTGGCAAAAGCCTAAAGGTTTAACTTCTTCTTAATGAATGTCAGTTTAACTGAATAATTATCTACATGAACGAAGAGATAATTGGTATACACATCGGAAATTGAAACAAATGAGTCAGTCGATTAGTGAACTACATTTATATGAAACTTTTGTATGCAAGCCCCGGTGTGATtgcagtattttgtattttcggtATTAATTGTCAAGTTCCTGAACCGCTATGCTTGGCATACTCCCGgaagtacgttgaaatattccatattttgtttttgtactgtGCAATTATATTTTCGACGACAGAGTAAAAGTCAAGATAAAGATTTGCCCTCACCTTTATTAAGTACTggtgcaaaaaataaaaaaattcaagctCAACATTTGGTATTTCCTAATATTGTAAAGACGATGCCAAGGATCAGGTGTTGACCTTAGTTACACTATTATTAaaatcaattattattattattcgacTACTAATGCCGAGaaaatcattaattttgcaaactgTAATATTGTTATAtgtataaatattgaaaattattcagcgatatatatatatatatatatatatatatatatatatatatatatatatatatatatatatatatgtatatatatggtTGGTATGATAGATAATGACACGTAAACGTCAGATAATCAATACAGACCTAACATAATAGGATGAATCTTCGAAACAAACGTTTAAAGTGACAATAAGTCGTAAAACCATTTTCAAGCTAATCTGTTGACATTGCTGAACGACTGGGACACCTATTTCTGCATTTTACTCATTAAACAAaaatttctttttgtcaaaacagaacaaaaaatgacagacgtctgtattgattttttgtttttgtcgttTGCAAATAACCTCATATCACGTAGAAATTCTCCCTGCTCGGATATCCATTCACTAAGCATCAAACTTTTGAACGCAAAGTTGAAGACATGTTACGCCAGTCGTGGCATAGGGAATTTAAAACGGttgattatttaaaaaataacaaatatattaccatgccctgcctgtcgcattttgattggacgagctgaaccacgtgactgaccacaaatacacagtaatggtttgttaacatgcccgtgaatatgaataatacgATTAAttactcaaagtatcgtaactttacagctcaaacgtaaatcacaaaataaaatggagcacttgtaggtcaagttgagatacttttttctgaaaacatctccggatgtTCCAATTTTTTACaacgcgcgtgacagtgcgtcgcgtattgctcagtttctggggcccagttgtcgttcgctcctgaaatttttggaaattttgacggttttcttgggttcgcttaggaaagccaaattaacgggctcggcaagcctcgcccgttaatttttagctttcctctcgcccttgcccacaaataaacgttaatggtcaatgcgtcgcccgttatttctatgaTAATTATCACCTTTTCACAGATACTCAGTCCTGATCTTATCCGCTTGTTTGATTTTCTATAAGCTTACAGTCGGTAAAATAGGCCATATATGTCGATGCATATCCTAATACTTTTATCATAGGGATAATAATCGTCCCACGTGCAGTTACCTTTCCATATGGTTGTGACGTGTGACGTTCGATGGAAAACATTAGAAATGCAAAAGAAAACATGATTTTGGAATTCAACAGGCAAATGTACATTAAACAACACATTCTGCTACGGATATGCTACTGAACAGAACAAAACGTTGTTGCATAAAATGTTCCTATGAAAATCTGagaaatgaatttcaaatgtttgctTAAACACTGCATGGATGATGACGCTACACATTTAAAACCCTTGTTGCTTATGATAACATTGAGTGGCTTCAAAATGTCAATATCCAGCCAGTAAAATGGTACGTACATAAATGTACACATCTGTACTTCGTGGTAGGTTACCGCTACAAGCTAGCGTACCAATGTCAACACTTATAATGGAGGTTTCTGTCTGCTAGTACTAAGGTAGACAAGACAGACTCTTGTGTACCTGCTTTTATTTAAAACCTTGTACGTTTTGGAATATCTGTTTGACACGATTCGTCAAAACTTTGCCTGTCAATACGAATACATGCTCAAAACCAGAGAGGTCATGACGGATCATTTTATCTTAAACTGCGTCACATACCAAGTTCCTGTGGCTTTAAAATGTAACGTAACCATTAGAGATGGAGACTACTGCGCAGTCGTCGGACGTTACAAACACATTTCCAGATGCAGAAACTACGTAAAACAATATATTTCTTTTCGTTCACATGCCTTTACGAAACAGAATAGGCCGATAGGAAAGTCCTACTTTCAATAGGGTGCTGCCTATGAAAAAACAGCAAATTTTCGCAAAATTATGCATGACTTTAAAAAGGGTTTACGATCGGAaggtttaaaaagaattggtaTGGTTAACAGAAAGAACAGATAATTTTTACTATTCTTTATCCCTCACTTGTTAAAAGCGATAACAAACATACCTAGATCATTTACATTTTCTTTAACTAATTGTGAAGCAAATTTTGGCTCATTAATCAAGTGattcaaatttgcatgtaaacaaTTCACTCATTCTGCCAAAGAACCCTTCTCAAATTCACTTTATCCGGAGTATGCTTTCTTTGgtatcaaaataaatatgtaGCACACGGTTCTGTTACTATGTACCAATTGTGTAATTTGTTGGAAAAAATGAGAATCCCCTCGTTGAGGGCGTAGAGGGCGTGCCCATAATAACGTGCAAATTTCGCGCCATATTTTAATCACAGTCAACTGTTGGCACCACATGGAAACCAACATCATGTATACACCGTCCGCTTTGTGTAGCTACAATGGAGAATAATGTAACTTAACTGTGCATTATTTCTACTGCGAGTTGATATTGCAATTCACTTAAAATCAGACTGAGAAACAGCTATTTCACAGTGACTAGTACGTATTTCTAAAACCGACAGGAATAAAAATAAGACGCATGCCACTATTATatgtaaacacgattggaattaattcgggataattggatggtgatgtaatgtcgatttaatctacaaatgtgatctcgtctgcttttctttttctattacacacttgtttttatattgatattttatattgatattgtttttatattgatattttatattgatattgtttttatgttgatattgcaacattcagctataaggcaactaacacttttaagaaatttgaaaaatatgaaaatccaataatccaaaattagttccaatcgtgtttgtagCATATTAGTCTTCAACGTTTGTTTATGGACAGTGATTTTCATACCATCTATTCGTCAACGAACTGGCGTACAGGCAACACAAAACAATGGTGGAAAATCATAACTGAATTGATACTAAAGCTCTGGCAGTCAGAGGCAACCGTAGCATCTTGTGTGCATTTGCTAAATTATGGAAAAACATCATTATTTGAGTATGTCTCTACTTTTTACACCGGAATCGTATGTATAATGAGTGGAAGCACCACAATGCTTGTCATCATACTCAGACTTCGTCTATAAGGATCAGCAATTGCCCAAGTATCAATCGTTGCAACTTGAACTTGCTCAACAGCTATCCAATAAAAGCATTGACAGTAAAAGCAAAATCAACCCTACTCAAGTACTCGACTCATTTATCCCCTAAAAGTCAGATGTACACGTCATGTTGACATGATGACATATTTTTTGATACCACTTGAAAAGAGAAACGTTGAGTATAACTTGtgtttaggccaaagtaattaaattctttgttttgcgtccactcaaaatgggaaaaggtacgcgtctaagcggctgaaaaacacacataagaaaatttgattgcagcaaataaacaATTGTAACACAATGTGTAGTtaagaaaagctaagcggttacgtcctaaaatttcctattcaaatacgctgtgtgtttttcatgaaattctaaaaaaacTAAGCGGATggggatgcaaaacaaagaatttaactaCTTTAGCCTTATTCATATGAAATGGAAATTACGAAAAGTGGAAAGAGTACTAACCATGAATTTGCGATGAAAACATTGTCTAATCTAGGCAACGAGTTTACGCAGATAAAACTTAGACAAAATGGGGTTTCTTCATAGTTTTCCTTAAATTTACGAAACAGACAGTGAAAGGTGCACAAACGTTGTGGCTTACGCTTAGACTTTGAGTCAATAAGTTGCATTAAGCTTGAATCTCACACTTTGAAGAGTTATGGCAAAACAATATGGCATAGCATTTTGCAAGATTTTCACTGTAATAAATTTCAATTCACCTTGCTAGGGTTGTCTTAGTTTGGCAGAGACGATATGACTGAGGGGTACAT
This genomic window from Ptychodera flava strain L36383 chromosome 10, AS_Pfla_20210202, whole genome shotgun sequence contains:
- the LOC139141488 gene encoding uncharacterized protein, with amino-acid sequence MRTVLLFGMLVLPVLCEAGVLYFPWMKSWTYSNNRKKGKDSNRSVSKRDAIFSSDVPTLSGTEIRSVLDQRHAMVFYHGPRCSDGCSAVLSEYEAAAKRNVRRDITFGRVECGDDRKRAVCSSKRMADLPVVYLYRRGSTERPSSHGARQVVARTAVEFLNTVKDLQ